A DNA window from Hordeum vulgare subsp. vulgare chromosome 1H, MorexV3_pseudomolecules_assembly, whole genome shotgun sequence contains the following coding sequences:
- the LOC123426597 gene encoding uncharacterized protein LOC123426597 isoform X2, whose translation MNTSQFMDKQILGLAASGAASSPPSGGGGGGGQLFDLMGPNPQEDDVVESHGLHARRGASATEEVMVPSYDFQSIRTAAAPVAPAPAAANAWGSLDANAASPKLKTAAMMEPRVLKKVSHEEERSNFNAVTIADIDRTMKKYADNLLHALEGVSSRLAQLEGRTHHLEDSVGELKLTVGNYNGSTDGKLRQFENTLREVQAGVQILRDKQEIVEAQVQLTKLQVSKAEDVESENASAGQVDSRQQLTAPQPTVQQQHQAYPPSQPTGLPALPAPNAPPPPMVHNQPPPQFQGHLPHPQMQSVAPAPSGPTISQESYYPPSTQTTEAAHQQYQAPPASQPQAPPAAPQHYQHLPQYAPYSQPPLPGSANPQSAAASLPQQPEEAAPYGPPAQSYPPNVRPLSPYMPPPSGPVPPFHGPNPGMYEPPAVRPNSGPPPSYNAGYKQQGGGGFPEQYGYSGSPSHCGNAGMNSPSPFALTGASSAGSGKYGKLPTAQLLPQAAPVSSTPSGSSGTRVAVDDVVDKVSTMGFSKEQVRATVRRLTENGQNVDLNVVLDKLMNDTDAQPPQRGCGDPTMYEAFWREVGERAAAVIPGWSGMSYFSDAQSLCWFLDREFEREVRRVHRLVGNAAVDDGYHLVVGTGATQLFQAAMYALSPAGAERPVGVVSPAPYYSSYPPQTDLLLSGFYRWAGDANAFDGDGHIELVCSPNNPDGAIREAVLNSESGKAIHDLVYYWPQYTPIAGAAAHDVMLFTMSKITGHAGARLGWALVKDRDVAKKMVYFVDRSTIGVSKDSQLRAAKILAVVSDAYGDDARLRLFDFARRRMRERWRALRAAVAATGAFSLPEETAGYCNFTKQTVAAYPAFAWLRCEKDGVEDCAEFLRGHSIVARGGEQFGGDARCVRVNMMDTDGVFDVLIQRLSSVT comes from the exons ATGAACACGTCGCAGTTCATGGACAAGCAGATCCTCGGGCTCGCGGCGTCGGGCGCGGCGTCGTCGCCtccctccggcggcggcggcggcggcggccagctGTTCGATCTGATGGGCCCCAACCCGCAAGAGGACGACGTGGTGGAGAGCCATGGCCTCCACGCGCGTCGCGGCGCCAGTGCCACGGAGGAGGTGATGGTGCCCAGCTACGACTTCCAATCCATCCGCACCGCCGCTGCCCCGGTTGCCCCTGCACCGGCTGCGGCGAACGCTTGGGGGTCGCTCGACGCCAATGCCGCGTCCCCCAAACTTAAG ACTGCTGCTATGATGGAGCCTCGTGTGCTGAAGAAAGTTAGTCATGAAGAAGAAAGGAGCAACTTCAATGCAGTCACTATAGCAGATATTGATCGCACCATGAAGAAATATGCTGATAACTTGCTACATGCACTGGAAGGTGTAAGCTCCAGACTTGCACAGCTGGAGGGCAGAACACACCATCTTGAGGACTCTGTTGGCGAGTTGAAGTTAACAGTTGGTAACTACAACGGCAGCACTGATGGGAAACTGAGGCAATTTGAGAACACACTGCGAGAG GTTCAAGCAGGTGTGCAGATTTTGCGTGACAAGCAAGAAATTGTTGAGGCCCAGGTTCAACTTACGAAGCTTCAAGTATCTAAAGCAGAGGATGTCGAGTCAGAAAATGCCAGTGCTGGGCAGGTGGACTCAAGGCAGCAGCTGACCGCACCCCAGCCAACTGTTCAACAACAACATCAGGCCTATCCTCCTTCCCAACCAACGGGACTGCCTGCCCTTCCTGCTCCAAATGCGCCACCTCCACCAATGGTTCACAACCAACCTCCACCGCAATTCCAAGGTCATTTACCGCATCCTCAAATGCAATCAGTCGCACCTGCTCCATCTGGGCCGACCATATCGCAGGAATCCTACTATCCCCCATCCACACAGACAACAGAGGCCGCACACCAGCAATATCAAGCACCACCAGCTTCGCAGCCACAAGCACCTCCAGCAGCACCGCAACATTATCAGCACCTGCCTCAGTATGCTCCATATTCTCAACCTCCGCTGCCTGGAAGTGCTAACCCCCAATCTGCAGCTGCATCCTTGCCCCAACAGCCAGAAGAAGCAGCACCTTATGGTCCTCCTGCACAGAGCTACCCACCGAATGTCCGCCCGCTGTCCCCTTACATGCCACCACCCAGTGGGCCTGTTCCTCCTTTCCACGGGCCAAACCCTGGCATGTACGAGCCTCCAGCAGTCAGGCCTAACTCCGGTCCACCACCGTCCTACAATGCTGGATACAAGCAGCAGGGAGGAGGCGGTTTTCCTGAGCAGTATGGATACAGTGGGTCTCCGTCTCACTGCGGTAATGCTGGAATGAACTCGCCCTCACCCTTTGCCCTCACTGGCGCCTCCTCCGCCGGAAGTGGCAAGTACGGCAAGCTCCCGACAGCTCAACTACTACCCCAAGCAGCGCCAGTGAGCTCCACTCCGAGCGGCTCATCCGGCACCAGGGTGGCGGTGGATGACGTGGTGGACAAGGTTTCGACGATGGGGTTCTCGAAGGAGCAAGTGAGGGCGACTGTGCGCAGGCTGACAGAGAACGGTCAGAATGTGGACCTGAACGTGGTGCTCGACAAGCTGATGAACGACACTGATGCGCAGCCTCCCCAGAGAGGCTG CGGCGACCCGACCATGTACGAGGCGTTCTGGAGGGAGGTcggggagcgggcggcggcggtgatccCGGGGTGGTCGGGGATGAGCTACTTCTCCGACGCCCAGAGCCTCTGCTGGTTCCTCGACCGGGAGTTCGAGCGCGAGGTGCGCCGCGTCCACCGCCTCGTCGGTAACGCCGCGGTCGACGACGGCTACCACCTCGTGGTCGGCACCGGCGCCACCCAGCTCTTCCAGGCGGCCATGTACGCCCTATCTCCCGCCGGCGCCGAACGTCCCGTCGGCGTCGTCTCGCCGGCGCCTTACTACTCG TCGTACCCGCCGCAGACGGACCTCCTGCTCTCGGGGTTCTACCGGTGGGCCGGCGACGCCAACGCGTTCGACGGCGACGGCCACATCGAGCTGGTCTGCTCGCCCAACAACCCCGACGGCGCCATCCGCGAGGCCGTCCTCAACTCCGAGTCCGGCAAGGCGATCCACGACCTGGTGTACTACTGGCCCCAGTACACGCccatcgccggcgccgccgcccaCGACGTCATGCTCTTCACCATGTCCAAGATCACCGGCCACGCCGGCGCCAGGCTCGGGTGGGCGCTCGTCAAGGACCGCGACGTGGCCAAGAAGATGGTCTACTTCGTTGACCGGAGCACCATCGGCGTGTCCAAGGACTCGCAGCTCCGCGCCGCCAAGATCCTCGCCGTCGTCTCCGACGCCTACGGCGACGACGCGCGGCTCCGGCTCTTCGACTTCGCGCGGCGACGCATGCGGGAGCGCTGGCGGGCCCTGCGCGCCGCCGTGGCGGCCACCGGCGCCTTCAGCCTCCCGGAGGAGACCGCCGGCTACTGCAACTTCACCAAGCAAACCGTGGCAGCTTACCCCG CGTTCGCGTGGCTGCGCTGCGAGAAGGATGGCGTGGAGGACTGCGCCGAGTTCCTGCGTGGCCACAGCATCGTGGCGCGGGGAGGGGAGCAGTTCGGGGGAGACGCCAGGTGCGTCAGGGTCAACATGATGGACACGGACGGTGTGTTCGACGTGCTCATACAGCGCCTCTCTTCCGTAACATGA
- the LOC123426597 gene encoding tryptophan aminotransferase-related protein 2-like isoform X1: MTCLLAPAACAAPAGHKTTGHGHQQPKIGVTRGARSKVSAATAGMDGAVPLEPAIAPDAVINLELGDPTMYEAFWREVGERAAAVIPGWSGMSYFSDAQSLCWFLDREFEREVRRVHRLVGNAAVDDGYHLVVGTGATQLFQAAMYALSPAGAERPVGVVSPAPYYSSYPPQTDLLLSGFYRWAGDANAFDGDGHIELVCSPNNPDGAIREAVLNSESGKAIHDLVYYWPQYTPIAGAAAHDVMLFTMSKITGHAGARLGWALVKDRDVAKKMVYFVDRSTIGVSKDSQLRAAKILAVVSDAYGDDARLRLFDFARRRMRERWRALRAAVAATGAFSLPEETAGYCNFTKQTVAAYPAFAWLRCEKDGVEDCAEFLRGHSIVARGGEQFGGDARCVRVNMMDTDGVFDVLIQRLSSVT; encoded by the exons ATGACATGCCTGCTCGCGCCTGCCGCATGCGCCGCCCCTGCCGGACATAAAACCACCGGCCACGGTCACCAGCAACCCAAGATAGGGGTCACGCGTGGCGCGAGAAGCAAGGTGTCTGCTGCCACGGCCGGAATGGACGGCGCCGTGCCGCTGGAGCCGGCCATCGCGCCGGACGCCGTCATCAATCTCGAGCT CGGCGACCCGACCATGTACGAGGCGTTCTGGAGGGAGGTcggggagcgggcggcggcggtgatccCGGGGTGGTCGGGGATGAGCTACTTCTCCGACGCCCAGAGCCTCTGCTGGTTCCTCGACCGGGAGTTCGAGCGCGAGGTGCGCCGCGTCCACCGCCTCGTCGGTAACGCCGCGGTCGACGACGGCTACCACCTCGTGGTCGGCACCGGCGCCACCCAGCTCTTCCAGGCGGCCATGTACGCCCTATCTCCCGCCGGCGCCGAACGTCCCGTCGGCGTCGTCTCGCCGGCGCCTTACTACTCG TCGTACCCGCCGCAGACGGACCTCCTGCTCTCGGGGTTCTACCGGTGGGCCGGCGACGCCAACGCGTTCGACGGCGACGGCCACATCGAGCTGGTCTGCTCGCCCAACAACCCCGACGGCGCCATCCGCGAGGCCGTCCTCAACTCCGAGTCCGGCAAGGCGATCCACGACCTGGTGTACTACTGGCCCCAGTACACGCccatcgccggcgccgccgcccaCGACGTCATGCTCTTCACCATGTCCAAGATCACCGGCCACGCCGGCGCCAGGCTCGGGTGGGCGCTCGTCAAGGACCGCGACGTGGCCAAGAAGATGGTCTACTTCGTTGACCGGAGCACCATCGGCGTGTCCAAGGACTCGCAGCTCCGCGCCGCCAAGATCCTCGCCGTCGTCTCCGACGCCTACGGCGACGACGCGCGGCTCCGGCTCTTCGACTTCGCGCGGCGACGCATGCGGGAGCGCTGGCGGGCCCTGCGCGCCGCCGTGGCGGCCACCGGCGCCTTCAGCCTCCCGGAGGAGACCGCCGGCTACTGCAACTTCACCAAGCAAACCGTGGCAGCTTACCCCG CGTTCGCGTGGCTGCGCTGCGAGAAGGATGGCGTGGAGGACTGCGCCGAGTTCCTGCGTGGCCACAGCATCGTGGCGCGGGGAGGGGAGCAGTTCGGGGGAGACGCCAGGTGCGTCAGGGTCAACATGATGGACACGGACGGTGTGTTCGACGTGCTCATACAGCGCCTCTCTTCCGTAACATGA